The Oceanimonas doudoroffii genome includes a region encoding these proteins:
- a CDS encoding cell division protein FtsQ/DivIB yields the protein MSEVVATRTRLGFLSGLVFFLLVLGTLLWGLWQLVMWATAANQVPVNSLIIQGEHRFVSRDDMRESVLALPEVGNFFALEVDRVQQQLQALPWVYSASVRKQWPDTLRVYIVEQPVAAFWNEQDLVNRHGEVFHADRGELELVSLSGPDEEAPRVLEEYQRLRMLLGEQGYRISRVHLTPRFSWELTLSDGVRLILGRDDIEARLQRFVNVYPGIAGRERVAYLDLRYDTGLAVGWKQDEETENDQERGTKSDRRA from the coding sequence ATGAGCGAGGTCGTGGCCACCCGTACCCGGCTGGGTTTTTTGTCCGGCCTGGTGTTTTTTCTGCTGGTACTGGGCACCTTGCTGTGGGGCCTGTGGCAGCTGGTGATGTGGGCGACGGCGGCCAATCAGGTGCCGGTGAACAGCCTGATTATTCAGGGCGAGCACCGTTTCGTGAGCCGTGATGACATGCGCGAATCGGTGCTGGCGCTGCCCGAGGTGGGCAACTTTTTTGCCCTGGAGGTGGATCGGGTGCAGCAGCAGCTGCAGGCACTGCCCTGGGTATACAGCGCCTCGGTACGCAAGCAGTGGCCCGACACCCTGCGGGTCTACATAGTGGAGCAGCCGGTGGCGGCGTTCTGGAACGAGCAGGATCTGGTCAACCGCCACGGCGAGGTGTTTCACGCCGATAGGGGCGAGCTAGAGCTGGTGAGCCTGTCGGGACCGGATGAAGAAGCGCCCAGGGTGCTGGAAGAATATCAGCGCCTGCGCATGTTGTTGGGTGAGCAGGGGTACCGTATCAGCCGCGTTCACCTGACGCCGCGCTTTTCCTGGGAGCTGACCCTGAGTGACGGGGTGCGGCTGATACTGGGGCGGGACGATATTGAAGCCCGTCTGCAACGATTTGTGAATGTCTATCCGGGCATTGCTGGACGCGAGCGAGTGGCCTATCTCGACCTGCGTTACGATACCGGGTTGGCAGTGGGATGGAAGCAGGACGAAGAGACAGAGAATGACCAAGAGCGCGGAACGAAATCTGATCGTCGGGCTTGA
- the ftsZ gene encoding cell division protein FtsZ: protein MFELMNDHEQEAVIKVVGVGGGGGNAVEHMVRENLEGVEFLAINTDAQALRNASAHHTLQVGSAITKGLGAGANPEVGRDAALEDKDAIRDLLDGADMVFIAAGMGGGTGTGAAPVVAEVAKELGILTVAVVTKPFAFEGKKRMNYAQQGINELAKHVDSLITIPNDKLLKVLGRGISLLDAFKAANNVLLGAVQGIAELITRPGLINVDFADVRTVMREMGTAMMGTGHATGEDRAEEAAEKAISSPLLEDVDLAGARGILVNITAGLDMSIEEFETVGNAVKAFASENATVVVGTVLDPEITDELRVTVVATGIGAERKPDITLVKSGNSQESSPRRPDLGHEEQSGKLAVNADNTQVKTDLDYLDIPAFLRKQAD from the coding sequence ATGTTTGAACTGATGAATGATCACGAGCAGGAAGCCGTCATTAAAGTGGTCGGTGTAGGCGGCGGCGGCGGTAACGCCGTGGAGCACATGGTGCGTGAAAACCTGGAAGGCGTGGAATTCCTGGCGATCAACACCGATGCCCAGGCATTGCGCAACGCCAGCGCCCATCACACCCTGCAGGTCGGCAGCGCCATTACGAAGGGCCTGGGCGCGGGAGCCAATCCGGAAGTAGGGCGCGATGCGGCACTGGAAGACAAGGATGCCATTCGCGATCTGCTCGACGGCGCCGACATGGTGTTTATCGCCGCCGGCATGGGTGGTGGTACCGGCACCGGTGCCGCCCCCGTGGTGGCCGAAGTGGCCAAGGAGCTGGGCATTCTGACCGTGGCGGTGGTGACCAAGCCATTCGCCTTTGAAGGCAAGAAGCGCATGAACTACGCCCAGCAGGGCATCAACGAGCTGGCCAAGCACGTCGACTCGCTGATCACCATTCCCAACGACAAGCTGCTCAAGGTGCTGGGCCGGGGCATTTCCCTGCTGGACGCCTTCAAGGCCGCCAACAACGTGCTGCTGGGCGCGGTACAGGGCATTGCCGAACTGATCACCCGCCCGGGTCTGATTAACGTCGACTTCGCCGACGTTCGCACCGTGATGCGGGAAATGGGTACCGCCATGATGGGTACCGGCCACGCCACCGGTGAAGACCGGGCCGAGGAAGCCGCCGAGAAGGCCATCTCCAGCCCGCTGCTGGAAGACGTGGATCTGGCCGGTGCCCGTGGCATTCTGGTCAACATCACCGCCGGTCTCGACATGAGCATCGAGGAGTTCGAAACCGTGGGCAACGCGGTCAAGGCCTTTGCCTCCGAGAACGCCACCGTGGTGGTGGGTACCGTACTGGATCCGGAAATCACCGACGAGCTGCGGGTAACCGTGGTGGCCACCGGTATCGGTGCCGAGCGCAAGCCCGACATCACCCTGGTGAAATCCGGCAACAGCCAGGAAAGCAGCCCCCGTCGCCCCGATCTGGGCCACGAGGAGCAGTCCGGCAAGCTGGCGGTGAACGCCGACAATACTCAGGTCAAGACCGATCTGGACTACCTGGATATTCCGGCCTTCCTGCGCAAGCAAGCCGACTGA
- the murC gene encoding UDP-N-acetylmuramate--L-alanine ligase produces the protein MTKVELAKLRSMIPEMRRVRRIHFIGIGGAGMGGIAEVLANEGYAITGSDIAYNPVTDRLQAMGATIFLGHDAQQVAGASVVVVSTAIQADNPELLAARDLRIPVVRRAEMLAELMRFRHGVAVAGTHGKTTTTSLVASIYGEAELDPTFVIGGLLNSAGCNARLGSSRYLIAEADESDASFLHLQPMVSIVTNIEADHMDTYGGDFSKLEGTFVDFLHNLPFYGLAVLCIDDSVVRGLLPRIGRQFVTYGFNPEADYRVEDFQQSADHSTFRVCRPDGSCLDVQLNLPGRHNAQNAAAAIAVACEDGIEDGAILAALKKFEGVGRRFQQYGEFDTGRGRVKLVDDYGHHPSEVRATQNAVRAGWPERRLVTIYQPHRYTRTRDLYEDFVDVLSKSDVLILLEVYSAGESPIPGADSRALCRSIRSRGQEPIYVATPDEVPAVLAELMQEGDIVLTQGAGNVGALARKLGGLKLSAEAMKLQGEQ, from the coding sequence ATGACCAAGGTTGAACTGGCAAAACTGAGAAGCATGATTCCGGAGATGAGACGGGTCAGACGCATTCATTTTATCGGCATTGGCGGTGCCGGTATGGGCGGTATTGCCGAAGTGCTCGCCAATGAAGGCTATGCCATTACCGGCTCCGACATCGCCTACAACCCGGTCACCGACCGGCTGCAGGCCATGGGCGCCACCATTTTCCTGGGCCATGACGCCCAGCAGGTGGCCGGGGCCAGCGTGGTGGTGGTGTCCACCGCCATTCAGGCCGACAACCCCGAGCTGCTGGCGGCACGGGATCTGCGCATTCCGGTGGTGCGCCGAGCCGAGATGCTGGCGGAGCTGATGCGTTTTCGCCACGGCGTGGCGGTGGCCGGTACTCACGGCAAGACCACCACCACCAGTCTGGTGGCCAGCATCTACGGTGAGGCCGAGCTGGATCCCACCTTTGTTATCGGTGGCCTGCTCAATAGCGCCGGCTGCAACGCCCGCCTGGGCTCCAGTCGTTACCTGATCGCCGAGGCGGACGAAAGCGATGCGTCCTTCCTGCACCTGCAGCCCATGGTGTCGATCGTCACCAATATCGAAGCGGATCACATGGACACCTATGGCGGCGACTTCAGCAAGCTGGAAGGTACCTTCGTCGACTTTCTGCACAATCTGCCCTTCTATGGCCTGGCGGTGCTGTGTATCGACGACAGCGTGGTGCGGGGCCTGTTGCCGCGCATCGGCCGCCAGTTCGTCACCTATGGCTTCAATCCCGAGGCCGATTACCGGGTGGAAGACTTTCAACAGAGCGCCGATCACAGCACCTTTCGCGTGTGCCGCCCCGACGGCAGCTGCCTGGACGTTCAGCTCAACCTGCCGGGCCGGCACAATGCCCAAAACGCGGCGGCGGCCATCGCCGTGGCCTGTGAAGACGGCATCGAAGACGGGGCCATTCTGGCGGCGCTGAAAAAATTCGAGGGGGTGGGCCGGCGCTTTCAACAGTATGGCGAGTTCGACACCGGTCGTGGCCGGGTCAAGCTGGTGGACGACTACGGCCATCACCCGAGTGAAGTGCGCGCCACCCAGAATGCGGTGCGGGCCGGCTGGCCCGAGCGCCGGCTGGTGACCATCTACCAGCCTCACCGTTATACCCGCACAAGGGACCTGTATGAGGATTTTGTCGACGTACTGTCAAAAAGCGATGTGCTGATCCTGCTGGAAGTGTACAGTGCTGGCGAATCACCCATTCCCGGCGCCGACAGCCGGGCGTTGTGCCGCAGCATTCGCAGCCGGGGTCAGGAGCCTATCTATGTGGCCACTCCCGACGAGGTGCCGGCCGTGCTGGCGGAGCTGATGCAGGAAGGTGACATTGTACTGACCCAGGGGGCCGGCAACGTGGGCGCCCTGGCGCGCAAACTGGGCGGCCTGAAACTCTCGGCCGAGGCGATGAAGCTGCAAGGGGAGCAATGA
- a CDS encoding D-alanine--D-alanine ligase has protein sequence MMEQFGKVAVLFGGRSAEREVSLRSGAAVLAGLQRAGVDAHGVDTKDYPLARLKEEGFDRAFIVVHGRGGEDGTLQGALEHLGIPYTGSRVLGAALAMDKIRTKQVWRAMGLPTADFDIVRRKDFQPAMADALMARFGGPVFVKPSHEGSSIGMARAESAAELRAAIDAAFEFDDEVLLERFIDGDEYTVSILGERALPAIRLRTPHTFYDYSAKYQSGDTEYLCPCGLSEPEEQALGELCLQAFDAVAASGWGRVDLMRGRSGQWWLLEVNTVPGMTETSLVPKAARVAGLDFDQLVVRVLGMAD, from the coding sequence ATGATGGAACAATTCGGCAAGGTTGCTGTGCTCTTTGGCGGACGCTCCGCCGAGCGGGAAGTGTCACTGCGCTCCGGTGCCGCCGTGCTCGCCGGCCTGCAGCGCGCCGGGGTCGATGCCCATGGCGTTGACACCAAAGACTATCCGCTGGCACGGCTGAAGGAAGAGGGCTTTGACCGAGCCTTTATTGTGGTGCATGGCCGAGGCGGTGAAGACGGCACCCTGCAGGGCGCCCTGGAACATCTGGGCATTCCCTATACCGGCTCCCGAGTGCTGGGCGCGGCCCTGGCCATGGACAAGATTCGCACCAAGCAGGTGTGGCGGGCCATGGGGCTGCCCACCGCCGACTTTGACATCGTGCGCCGTAAGGACTTTCAGCCCGCCATGGCCGATGCGCTGATGGCGCGTTTTGGCGGGCCCGTGTTCGTCAAGCCGTCTCACGAAGGTTCCAGCATCGGCATGGCCCGGGCGGAAAGCGCCGCCGAGCTGCGCGCGGCCATTGATGCCGCCTTTGAGTTTGACGACGAAGTGCTGCTGGAGCGCTTTATCGACGGCGACGAATATACCGTCAGCATTCTGGGAGAGCGCGCGCTGCCGGCCATTCGCCTGCGCACGCCCCATACCTTTTACGATTATTCGGCCAAGTACCAGTCCGGCGACACCGAGTATCTCTGCCCCTGTGGCCTGAGCGAGCCGGAAGAGCAGGCGCTGGGCGAGCTGTGCCTTCAGGCCTTTGACGCCGTGGCCGCCAGCGGCTGGGGCCGGGTGGATCTGATGCGGGGTCGCAGCGGCCAGTGGTGGCTGCTGGAGGTCAATACGGTGCCGGGCATGACCGAGACCAGCCTGGTGCCCAAGGCGGCTCGAGTGGCCGGACTCGATTTTGATCAGCTGGTGGTGCGCGTGCTGGGAATGGCGGACTGA
- the lpxC gene encoding UDP-3-O-acyl-N-acetylglucosamine deacetylase — MIRQRTLKNTVQATGIGLHSGHKVQMRFVPAPANTGIVFRRTDLEPQVEIRADADLVKDTMLCTALVNDAGVRVSTIEHLSAALAGLGIDNLYIEVDAPEVPVMDGSSHPFIYLLQSGGIHELNALKRFIRIKQPVRVEDGDKWAELRPFNKGFRMDLTIDFKHPVFEGQSQHLVLDFSGASFVKELSRARTFGFMRDIEYLHSQNLALGGSLENAVVLDDYKVLNDDGLRYPNEFVKHKMLDAIGDLYMCNHSILGEFRAYKTGHALNNNLLRALLAQTEAWEMVTFGDERAESPIRYYDTAFQPA; from the coding sequence ATGATTAGACAACGAACTCTGAAAAATACCGTGCAGGCCACCGGAATCGGCCTGCATTCCGGTCACAAGGTGCAGATGCGCTTTGTACCCGCGCCGGCCAACACAGGTATTGTGTTTCGTCGTACCGATCTGGAGCCGCAGGTTGAGATTCGGGCCGACGCCGATCTGGTGAAGGACACCATGCTGTGCACCGCGCTGGTCAACGACGCCGGTGTGCGGGTGTCCACCATTGAGCACCTGTCTGCCGCCCTGGCGGGTCTCGGCATCGACAACCTCTATATCGAGGTGGATGCGCCCGAGGTGCCGGTGATGGACGGCAGTTCCCATCCTTTTATTTACCTGCTGCAGTCCGGCGGCATTCACGAACTAAACGCGCTCAAGCGGTTTATTCGTATCAAGCAGCCGGTGCGGGTAGAGGACGGCGACAAGTGGGCCGAACTGCGTCCCTTCAACAAGGGCTTTCGAATGGATCTGACCATCGACTTCAAACACCCGGTGTTTGAAGGCCAGAGCCAGCACCTGGTGCTGGATTTCTCCGGCGCTTCCTTTGTGAAGGAACTGAGCCGGGCCAGAACCTTTGGCTTTATGCGTGACATCGAGTACCTGCATTCCCAGAACCTGGCCTTGGGCGGCAGCCTGGAAAACGCCGTGGTACTGGATGACTACAAGGTGCTCAACGACGACGGCCTGCGTTACCCCAACGAGTTTGTGAAGCACAAGATGCTGGACGCCATCGGCGACCTGTACATGTGCAACCACAGCATTCTGGGCGAGTTCCGGGCCTACAAGACCGGTCACGCCCTGAACAACAACCTGTTGCGGGCGCTGCTGGCCCAGACCGAAGCCTGGGAAATGGTCACCTTTGGCGACGAGCGCGCCGAGTCGCCCATTCGTTACTACGACACCGCTTTTCAGCCCGCCTGA
- the murD gene encoding UDP-N-acetylmuramoyl-L-alanine--D-glutamate ligase, which yields MIPARTVIIGLGQTGLSCVRYCARLGVSPVVMDTRAQPPGAEQLPAGLECHFGGFDAEVLLSAELIIVSPGVPLATPELRRAAEAGVEIIGDVELFLRACRAPVIAITGSNGKSTVTTLVGEMAAEAGLAVGVGGNIGTPALELLNRPLELAVLELSSFQLETTPGLAARAATVLNISEDHLDRYDSLAHYRDTKLGIYRGAGLCVYNREDGETTPPAGRRAVSFGLDARDYGRIDHQGERWLSVHGEPVLAVPELRIVGAHNQLNALAAMALADEAGIAQAAQLAVLRRFGGLAHRSQFIAEKGGVRWINDSKATNVGATLAAIDGIADGMSGRLWLIAGGQGKGQDFGPLVPLLHSCIAGMACLGQDRAQLLRLADNTHAVADMAEAVAWCAEQAQAGDWVLLAPACASLDMYSSYTARGDHFAALVEAL from the coding sequence ATGATCCCTGCGCGCACTGTGATTATCGGACTGGGACAGACGGGACTTTCCTGTGTGCGTTACTGCGCGCGCCTCGGGGTGAGCCCCGTGGTGATGGACACTCGTGCCCAGCCGCCGGGTGCCGAGCAACTGCCCGCCGGGCTGGAGTGCCACTTCGGCGGCTTCGACGCCGAGGTGCTGCTCAGTGCCGAACTGATCATTGTCAGCCCCGGTGTTCCCCTGGCCACCCCCGAGTTGCGTCGCGCCGCCGAGGCCGGGGTGGAAATCATCGGTGATGTCGAGTTGTTCCTGCGAGCATGCCGTGCCCCGGTGATCGCCATTACCGGCTCCAACGGCAAGAGCACGGTCACCACCCTGGTGGGCGAGATGGCTGCCGAGGCCGGCCTGGCGGTGGGCGTGGGGGGCAATATCGGTACGCCGGCGCTGGAACTGCTGAACCGGCCGCTGGAGCTGGCGGTGCTGGAGCTGTCCAGTTTCCAGCTGGAAACCACCCCCGGCCTGGCGGCGCGGGCCGCCACCGTGCTCAATATCAGCGAGGATCACCTGGATCGCTACGACTCCCTGGCCCATTACCGGGACACCAAGCTCGGCATCTACCGAGGGGCCGGGCTTTGTGTGTATAACCGGGAAGACGGTGAGACCACGCCTCCGGCGGGTCGCCGGGCGGTGAGTTTTGGCCTCGACGCACGGGATTATGGCCGCATCGACCATCAGGGCGAACGCTGGCTCAGCGTGCACGGCGAGCCTGTGCTGGCGGTGCCGGAGCTGCGCATCGTGGGCGCCCATAACCAGCTTAATGCGCTCGCCGCCATGGCCCTGGCGGACGAAGCCGGCATTGCCCAAGCCGCCCAGCTGGCGGTGCTGCGCCGCTTTGGCGGCCTGGCCCACCGCAGTCAGTTTATCGCCGAGAAAGGCGGAGTGCGCTGGATCAACGACTCCAAGGCCACCAATGTGGGCGCCACCCTGGCCGCCATTGATGGCATCGCCGATGGCATGAGCGGTCGGCTGTGGCTGATCGCCGGCGGTCAGGGCAAGGGCCAGGACTTTGGCCCGCTGGTGCCGCTGCTGCACTCGTGCATCGCCGGCATGGCCTGCCTGGGTCAGGATCGAGCGCAATTGCTGCGTCTTGCCGACAATACGCACGCCGTGGCCGACATGGCCGAGGCGGTGGCCTGGTGTGCGGAGCAGGCGCAGGCCGGAGACTGGGTGTTGCTGGCGCCGGCCTGTGCCAGCCTGGACATGTATTCCAGCTACACGGCCCGGGGTGATCACTTTGCGGCCCTGGTGGAGGCGTTATGA
- the murG gene encoding undecaprenyldiphospho-muramoylpentapeptide beta-N-acetylglucosaminyltransferase has translation MSNNKTLLVMAGGTGGHVFPGLAVADLLRDEGWTIHWLGTAERMEARLVPEHGYPLHTIDIAGVRGNGVKRLLAAPFKIANAVRQARSVLKQTRPDVVLGMGGFAAGPGGVAARLAGIPLVLHEQNAAAGMTNKLLARIASRVLMAFPGAFEQGEVVGNPVRPDVVALPAPAERIGTGVQPLRLLVVGGSLGAKILNDTLPEALAQVSAPVQVRHQCGKGNGEAVRAAYAAHGIKAEVSDFISDMAAAYGEADLVVCRAGALTVSEVAAAGLGAIFVPLPHAVDDHQTKNAQALVSEGAALLMPQQALTPAALAQQLEQLAGNRERLRDMAGRARQLAITDAAARVADCLRGLAT, from the coding sequence ATGAGCAACAACAAGACCCTGCTGGTCATGGCCGGCGGTACCGGCGGCCACGTCTTTCCCGGGCTGGCGGTGGCCGACCTGCTGCGGGACGAAGGCTGGACCATTCACTGGCTGGGCACCGCCGAGCGCATGGAGGCCCGGCTGGTGCCGGAGCACGGCTATCCGCTGCACACCATCGACATCGCCGGGGTGCGCGGCAACGGCGTGAAACGGCTGCTGGCGGCGCCCTTTAAAATAGCCAACGCCGTGCGCCAGGCGCGCAGCGTGCTGAAACAAACCCGGCCGGACGTGGTGCTGGGCATGGGCGGTTTTGCCGCCGGCCCGGGGGGCGTGGCGGCCAGGTTGGCGGGCATTCCGCTGGTGCTGCACGAGCAAAATGCCGCCGCCGGCATGACCAACAAGTTGCTGGCGCGCATCGCCAGCCGTGTGCTGATGGCCTTTCCCGGCGCCTTTGAGCAGGGCGAGGTGGTGGGCAACCCGGTGCGTCCGGACGTGGTGGCGCTGCCGGCACCGGCCGAACGCATCGGCACCGGGGTTCAGCCGCTGCGGCTGCTGGTGGTGGGCGGCAGCCTGGGCGCGAAGATACTCAACGACACCCTGCCCGAGGCCCTGGCGCAAGTGAGTGCCCCGGTGCAAGTGCGCCACCAGTGTGGCAAGGGCAACGGCGAGGCAGTGCGCGCCGCCTATGCGGCGCACGGAATCAAGGCCGAGGTGAGTGATTTTATTTCCGACATGGCCGCCGCCTATGGCGAGGCCGATCTGGTGGTGTGCCGGGCGGGGGCGCTGACGGTGTCGGAAGTGGCCGCGGCGGGACTGGGCGCCATTTTCGTGCCGCTGCCCCACGCGGTGGACGACCACCAGACCAAAAACGCGCAGGCGCTGGTGAGCGAAGGCGCGGCCCTGCTGATGCCACAACAAGCCCTGACCCCGGCGGCACTGGCGCAGCAACTGGAACAACTGGCCGGCAACCGGGAGCGGCTGCGGGACATGGCCGGCAGGGCCCGGCAACTGGCAATTACCGATGCGGCGGCGCGGGTGGCGGACTGCCTGCGCGGCCTGGCGACATAA
- the ftsW gene encoding cell division protein FtsW produces the protein MTLLPSPRLDWLLRPSQGHIYDRQLVILSLALMAIGLVMVSSASIAEGIAVGSDPFYFVKRHGSFLLICLFLSTLVLQVPMARWQQFNAGFLVLALIMLMLVLVAGREINGSKRWLALGLFNVQPAEIAKLALFTFLAGFLVRKQDEVRGHWKGFLKPLAVMGIMSLLLLKQPDLGSVVVLFVTTLGMLFIAGARMGQFISLVTLGVALVAGLIAMAPYRMKRVTSFLNPWDDPFGSGYQLTQSLMAFGRGGWFGEGLGNSIQKLEYLPEAHTDFVFAILGEELGFTGVLLVLLLQCWLAFKALRIGQKVLLGGRQYEGYLAMGIGIWFSFQTVVNVGAASGLLPTKGLTLPLVSYGGSSLLVMSTAVAILVRIDFEWRRDHMQARQREVL, from the coding sequence ATGACGCTATTGCCTTCACCCCGTCTGGACTGGCTGCTGCGACCGTCCCAGGGCCATATTTATGACCGTCAGCTGGTCATCCTGTCCCTGGCGCTGATGGCGATCGGCCTGGTCATGGTGTCGTCCGCCTCCATCGCCGAGGGCATCGCGGTGGGCAGCGATCCCTTTTATTTCGTCAAGCGTCACGGCAGCTTTCTGCTGATCTGCCTGTTTCTGAGCACCCTGGTGCTGCAGGTGCCCATGGCCCGCTGGCAGCAATTCAACGCCGGTTTTCTGGTGCTGGCGCTGATCATGTTGATGCTGGTACTGGTGGCTGGACGCGAAATCAACGGCAGTAAGCGCTGGCTGGCGCTGGGACTGTTCAACGTGCAGCCGGCGGAAATCGCCAAGCTGGCGCTGTTCACCTTTCTTGCCGGCTTTTTGGTGCGCAAGCAGGACGAGGTACGCGGCCACTGGAAGGGATTTCTCAAGCCACTGGCGGTGATGGGCATCATGTCGTTGTTGTTGCTCAAGCAGCCGGATCTGGGATCCGTGGTGGTGCTCTTTGTCACCACCCTCGGCATGCTGTTTATCGCCGGCGCCCGCATGGGTCAGTTTATCAGCCTGGTGACCCTGGGCGTGGCACTGGTGGCGGGGCTGATCGCCATGGCGCCCTACCGCATGAAGCGGGTGACTTCCTTTCTCAATCCCTGGGACGATCCCTTTGGCAGCGGTTACCAGCTGACCCAGTCGCTGATGGCCTTTGGCCGGGGCGGCTGGTTTGGTGAAGGCCTGGGTAACTCCATTCAGAAACTGGAATACCTGCCCGAGGCCCATACCGATTTCGTATTCGCCATTCTCGGCGAAGAGTTGGGCTTTACCGGGGTGCTGCTGGTATTGCTGCTGCAGTGCTGGCTGGCGTTCAAGGCCCTGCGCATCGGCCAGAAGGTGCTGCTGGGAGGCCGCCAGTACGAAGGCTATCTGGCCATGGGCATCGGCATCTGGTTCAGCTTTCAGACCGTGGTGAATGTGGGCGCGGCCTCGGGCCTGTTGCCCACCAAAGGCCTGACCCTGCCGCTGGTCAGCTACGGCGGCTCCAGCCTGCTGGTGATGAGCACGGCGGTGGCCATTCTGGTGCGTATTGATTTTGAATGGCGGCGGGATCACATGCAGGCCAGACAGCGGGAGGTGTTATGA
- the ftsA gene encoding cell division protein FtsA — MTKSAERNLIVGLDIGTAKVTALVGEVLPDGDLNIIGLGSHAAKGMDKGGVNDLESVVKSLKRAVDEAEMMADCQITSVYLGLSGKHIECRNETGMVPISDEEVTQEDMDNVIHTAKSVRLSDEHRVLHVIPQEYSIDFQEGIRNPIGLSGVRMHAKVHLITCHNDMARNIEKCVERLGLRVDQLIFSALASSYAVLTEDEKELGVCVVDIGGGTMDMAVFTGGALRHTKVIPYAGSTVTSDIAYAFGTPPLDAEAIKVRHGCAFSRLVSKEDSIEVPSVGGRPARSLQRQTLAEVIEPRYSELLGMINQELAKVQGELKKAGVKHQLAAGLVLTGGAAQIEGLVECAEQIFQCQVRVGQPGGIKGLSDYVETPVYSTAVGLLQYGKEHQSMPQQEYSGKSSVTGLFRRVGNWLRGEF; from the coding sequence ATGACCAAGAGCGCGGAACGAAATCTGATCGTCGGGCTTGATATCGGCACGGCCAAGGTCACTGCCCTGGTGGGCGAAGTGCTGCCGGACGGTGATCTCAATATCATCGGCCTCGGCAGCCATGCGGCAAAAGGCATGGACAAGGGCGGCGTGAACGATCTTGAGTCGGTGGTCAAGTCCCTGAAACGGGCGGTGGATGAGGCCGAAATGATGGCCGACTGCCAGATCACCTCCGTTTACCTGGGCTTGTCGGGCAAGCACATCGAATGCCGCAACGAAACCGGCATGGTGCCCATTTCCGACGAGGAAGTGACCCAGGAAGACATGGACAATGTCATCCACACCGCCAAGTCGGTGCGGTTGTCCGACGAGCACCGGGTGTTGCACGTGATTCCCCAGGAGTACTCCATCGATTTTCAGGAGGGGATTCGCAATCCCATTGGCTTGTCCGGTGTGCGCATGCACGCCAAGGTGCACCTGATTACCTGTCACAACGACATGGCGCGCAATATTGAGAAGTGCGTGGAACGCCTTGGCCTGCGGGTGGATCAACTGATTTTCAGCGCCCTGGCGTCCAGCTATGCGGTGCTGACCGAGGACGAGAAGGAGCTGGGCGTGTGTGTGGTCGACATCGGCGGCGGCACCATGGACATGGCGGTGTTCACCGGCGGCGCCCTGCGCCACACCAAGGTGATTCCCTATGCCGGCAGCACGGTGACCAGTGACATCGCCTACGCCTTTGGCACGCCGCCGCTGGATGCGGAAGCCATCAAGGTACGTCACGGCTGCGCCTTCAGTCGCCTGGTGAGCAAGGAAGACAGCATAGAGGTGCCAAGCGTGGGCGGGCGACCGGCCCGTAGCCTGCAGCGCCAGACCCTGGCCGAGGTGATCGAGCCCCGCTACAGCGAGCTGCTCGGCATGATCAACCAGGAGCTGGCCAAGGTGCAGGGCGAGCTGAAAAAGGCCGGGGTCAAGCATCAGCTGGCCGCCGGCCTGGTGCTGACCGGCGGCGCCGCCCAGATCGAAGGACTGGTGGAATGCGCCGAGCAGATTTTTCAGTGCCAGGTACGGGTGGGCCAGCCCGGCGGTATCAAGGGATTATCGGATTATGTTGAGACACCGGTGTACTCCACCGCCGTGGGGCTGCTGCAATACGGCAAGGAGCACCAGTCGATGCCTCAGCAGGAATACAGCGGCAAGTCCAGCGTCACCGGCCTGTTCCGGCGGGTGGGCAACTGGCTGCGTGGCGAATTTTAA